In a genomic window of Lycium ferocissimum isolate CSIRO_LF1 chromosome 9, AGI_CSIRO_Lferr_CH_V1, whole genome shotgun sequence:
- the LOC132029245 gene encoding pseudo histidine-containing phosphotransfer protein 1-like yields MEWTNTDIYCSPLPFLEILNRRFVELEWLENDAEGFLEDVYGEYFRDAAKILGLMGAELKQRPYHIPEIKRLLNRFKKKTISIGAVKVKHQINCMWQNLKCGDFEALTFVFEGIKRENELVQFRLESYFKVRKQGPPAEIEDRPEYGYMDTDSE; encoded by the exons ATGGAATGGACAAATACGGATATTTATTGCTCTCCCCTGCCATTTCTG GAAATTCTTAATAGGCGATTTGTGGAACTGGAATGGTTGGAAAATGACGCTGAGGGGTTTCTTGAGGATGTTTATGGTGAGTATTTCAGGGATGCTGCTAAAATTCTTGGCTTAATGGGGGCAGAACT gAAACAACGTCCCTACCATATCCCTGAGATAAAGAGGCTCCTTAATCGATTCAAGAAAAAAACCATCAG TATAGGAGCTGTAAAAGTGAAGCACCAAATCAATTGCATGTGGCAAAACTTGAAGTGTGGAGATTTTGAAGC GTTAACGTTTGTGTTTGAGGGTATTAAACGGGAAAATGAACTTGTGCAGTTTAGGCTGGAGAGCTACTTCAAG GTGAGGAAGCAAGGTCCACCTGCTGAGATAGAGGACCGACCTGAGTACGGGTATATGGATACTGACAGCGAGTAG